Proteins encoded by one window of Streptomyces sp. NBC_01571:
- a CDS encoding ABC transporter substrate-binding protein — protein MRGATHAKWAAGAAAIALAATACGSGGGGGGGGGGSGSGIVSSSWGDPQNPLEPANTNEVQGGKVLDMIFRGLKRYDAKTGAAQDMLAQKIDTSDSQNFTITVKSGWKFSNGEAVTAQSFVDAWNYGASLKNNQKNAYFFGYIDGYDKVHPDTGTQSADKLSGLKVTGTDTFTVKLNQKFSTFPDTLGYVAYAPLPKAFFNDHAAWLKKPVGNGPYSVDSYSKGSLMSLRKWDGYPGTDKAQNDGVDLKVYTDNNTAYTDLIAGNLDLVDDVPASQLKNVKSDLGGRYINTPAGIIQTLAFPFYDKNWDKSGSEKVRKGLSMAIDRDQITNTIFQKTRTPATDWTSPVLGKDGGFQDGLCGGSCTYNPTEAKKLIQEGGGLPGGQLKISYNADTGSHKEWVDAVCHSVNNAMGNDKACVGNPIGTFADFRNQITQHKMSGPFRAGWQMDYPLIQNFLQPLYYTNASSNDGKWSNKDFDKLVDRANAETDRAKAVSLFQQAEGVVRDNMAAIPLWYQNGSAGYSDRVSHVALNQFSVPVYNEIKVS, from the coding sequence CGCTGGAGCCGGCCAACACCAACGAGGTGCAGGGCGGCAAGGTCCTCGACATGATCTTCCGGGGTCTGAAGCGGTACGACGCCAAGACCGGCGCGGCCCAGGACATGCTGGCGCAGAAGATCGACACCTCGGACTCGCAGAACTTCACGATCACGGTCAAGAGCGGCTGGAAATTCAGCAACGGCGAGGCCGTCACCGCCCAGTCCTTCGTGGACGCCTGGAACTACGGCGCGAGCCTGAAGAACAACCAGAAGAACGCGTACTTCTTCGGGTACATCGACGGGTACGACAAGGTCCACCCCGACACCGGCACACAGAGCGCGGACAAGCTGTCCGGGCTCAAGGTCACCGGCACCGACACCTTCACCGTGAAGCTCAACCAGAAGTTCTCGACGTTCCCCGACACCCTCGGATACGTCGCCTACGCGCCGCTGCCCAAGGCGTTCTTCAACGACCACGCGGCCTGGCTGAAGAAGCCGGTCGGCAACGGACCCTACTCCGTCGACTCGTACAGCAAGGGATCCTTGATGTCCCTGCGGAAGTGGGACGGCTACCCCGGCACGGACAAGGCGCAGAACGACGGGGTGGACCTGAAGGTCTACACCGACAACAACACCGCCTACACCGACCTGATCGCCGGCAACCTCGACCTCGTCGACGACGTGCCCGCCTCCCAGCTCAAGAACGTGAAGAGCGACCTCGGGGGCCGCTACATCAACACACCGGCCGGCATCATCCAGACACTCGCCTTCCCGTTCTACGACAAGAACTGGGACAAGAGCGGGTCGGAGAAGGTCCGCAAGGGCCTGTCCATGGCGATCGACCGCGACCAGATCACGAACACGATCTTCCAGAAGACCCGCACCCCGGCCACCGACTGGACCTCACCGGTGCTCGGCAAGGACGGCGGCTTCCAGGACGGACTGTGCGGCGGTTCCTGCACGTACAACCCGACCGAGGCCAAGAAGCTGATCCAGGAGGGCGGCGGTCTGCCCGGCGGCCAGCTCAAGATCTCCTACAACGCGGACACCGGCTCCCACAAGGAGTGGGTGGACGCCGTCTGCCACTCCGTCAACAACGCCATGGGCAACGACAAGGCCTGCGTCGGCAACCCGATCGGCACCTTCGCCGACTTCCGCAACCAGATCACCCAGCACAAGATGTCGGGCCCCTTCCGGGCCGGCTGGCAGATGGACTACCCGCTGATCCAGAACTTCCTGCAGCCGCTGTACTACACGAACGCCTCCTCCAACGACGGCAAGTGGTCCAACAAGGACTTCGACAAGCTCGTCGACCGGGCGAACGCCGAGACCGACCGGGCCAAGGCCGTCTCGCTCTTCCAGCAGGCCGAGGGCGTCGTGCGGGACAACATGGCCGCGATCCCGCTCTGGTACCAGAACGGCAGCGCGGGCTACTCGGACCGCGTCTCCCACGTGGCGCTCAACCAGTTCAGCGTCCCCGTCTACAACGAGATCAAGGTCAGCTGA
- a CDS encoding ABC transporter permease, whose translation MGRYVIRRLLQMIPVFIGATLLIFLMVNVMGDPIAGLCGERQCDPATATQLRKEFGLDQPVWQQYLTYMGNVFTGDFGTAFNGQPVTELMGSAFPVTIRLTIVAILFEIVIGITLGVITGLRRGRPVDSGVLLLTLVVISVPTFVTGLLLQLLLGVEWGWIKPSVSPDAAFGELIVPGLVLASVSLAYVTRLTRTSIAENRRSDYVRTAVAKGLPRRRVITKHLLRNSLIPVVTFIGTDIGALMGGAIVTERIFNIHGVGFQLYQGILRQNTQTVVGFVTVLVIVFLVANLLVDLLYAVLDPRIRYA comes from the coding sequence ATGGGACGGTACGTGATCCGGCGCCTGCTGCAGATGATCCCGGTCTTCATCGGTGCCACGCTGTTGATCTTCCTGATGGTGAACGTGATGGGCGACCCCATCGCGGGTCTGTGCGGCGAGCGGCAGTGCGATCCCGCCACCGCCACCCAGCTGCGCAAGGAGTTCGGTCTCGACCAGCCGGTGTGGCAGCAGTACCTGACCTACATGGGCAACGTCTTCACCGGCGACTTCGGCACCGCCTTCAACGGACAGCCCGTCACGGAGCTGATGGGGTCCGCGTTCCCGGTCACCATCCGGCTGACGATCGTCGCGATCCTCTTCGAGATCGTCATCGGCATCACGCTCGGCGTCATCACGGGTCTGCGCCGCGGACGGCCCGTCGACTCGGGGGTCCTGCTGCTGACCCTCGTCGTCATCTCGGTGCCCACCTTCGTGACCGGCCTGCTGCTCCAGCTGCTGCTGGGCGTCGAGTGGGGCTGGATCAAACCCTCGGTCTCCCCGGACGCCGCCTTCGGCGAACTGATCGTGCCCGGCCTGGTCCTCGCCTCCGTGTCGCTCGCCTACGTGACCCGCCTGACCCGGACCTCCATCGCGGAGAACAGGCGGTCCGACTACGTCCGTACGGCCGTCGCCAAGGGCCTGCCCCGGCGCCGGGTCATCACCAAGCACCTGCTGCGCAACTCGCTGATCCCCGTGGTCACCTTCATCGGCACGGACATCGGCGCCCTCATGGGCGGCGCGATCGTCACCGAGCGGATCTTCAACATCCACGGCGTCGGCTTCCAGCTCTACCAGGGCATCCTGCGCCAGAACACCCAGACCGTCGTCGGTTTCGTGACCGTCCTGGTCATCGTCTTCCTGGTCGCCAACCTGCTCGTAGACCTCCTCTACGCCGTACTCGACCCGAGGATCCGCTATGCCTGA